From the genome of Candidatus Defluviilinea proxima:
TCGAGAGCTCCTTTCTTCCACGCATAAAAGTATCCAACCAATAAGATAGCGATAAAGACGATCATTTCGATCAATCCAAATATCCCAAGCTTACGGAACGTCACTGCCCACGGCAGGAAGAACACTACTTCGATATCGAAGAGGATGAACAACACAGCCACCATATAAAAACGCACAGGCATACGACGTGTCCCTTCACCGAAGGGAGTAATACCTGATTCATAAGGTGATGCTTTAGCTTCAGACTGTTTTCGTGGACCGAATAAATACCCCAAACCGATTGCTATCAGTGCAACGATGGTTGCCAGCGCGATCATAAGTGCAATTGCAACGTATTCGAGCATTAAAATACCTCAAAACGCCCGCAATAGGCGTGTATTTGTACTTCCTTGCACAACGTGGTCGGGAGTATAACATAAGAGGTTTTTGAGGGCTAGAGAAAGTGCCTCTTTTCACAAAATTGGTAATAATTGTCGGATTGTGTTTTTTTACAAAAAATAAAAGCAGGTCGCATTTGAAACGCGACCTGCTCTTGGTTATCCTAAATAATCCCGCAATTCTCTGCTCCTGGAGGGATGCCGTAATTTACGGAGCGCCTTCGCTTCAATTTGACGGATGCGCTCACGCGTCACATCGAAGTAGCGGCTTACTTCTTCCAGCGTATGGTCC
Proteins encoded in this window:
- a CDS encoding NADH-quinone oxidoreductase subunit A; protein product: MLEYVAIALMIALATIVALIAIGLGYLFGPRKQSEAKASPYESGITPFGEGTRRMPVRFYMVAVLFILFDIEVVFFLPWAVTFRKLGIFGLIEMIVFIAILLVGYFYAWKKGALEWE